TTATATCTAGCACCACCTGCATTGTAGTCTTTAGCATTTGTTATACAATCATCAATAACTATTGACATAAATGGAGCTGGCATTCTTATAGCGTATAACTTTTCAATTATTTGGTTACCCTTTATTTTAATATCTGCAAAATGATTTATTTGTTTTTCATAAGCATCAAATAACTCATCGAAAGATTTAAACTCAGTAACTTCACCAGTCTTAAGACCTATTTGCTTTCCTGTGTTTGGATCTACTCCATTGTGTAATGTTACTTCAAGTATTTTAGGTAAGTTGAAATATCCAGTTAATGAATAACGCTCTTTACCAAATGCTCCTGTTTCAACACATCCACTAATACCACCACATCTAGCATCTTCTATAGTTTTTCCTACTCTTAACATTTCAGCGATTATAGTTTCAACATTATACATTGATGGTTGTCCAAATCCAGTTCTTACTATCTTAGCTGCTCTTTTGATAAACTTATCAGGATTCAACTTACTAATTTGAACATTAGAACTTGGTTGTAATAATCTCATATCTTCAATAACATCTAAAATTAAATAAGTTACATCATTAACACCATTTCTACCTTCTTTAGTTAATCCACCAAGGTTGATGTTACAGAAGTCAGTATAAGTTCCGCTCTCTTCTAAAGTTATACCAACCTTTGGAGGAGCAGGTTGGTTATTAAACTTAACCCAGAAACATTCTAGTAATTCGTGAGCTTGTTCCTTAGTTAATGTTCCATCAGCCATTTCTTTTTCATAGTATGGATTCAAATGTTGGTCTAATCTTCCCGGACAGAAAGAATCCCAAGTATTAAGTTCAGTTATTACACCTAAATGTACAAACCAGTACATTTGAAGAGCTTCAGCAAAAGTTCTTGGAGCGTGTTCTGGAACCCAATCACATCTTTCAGCTATTCCAAGTAATTCTTCTTTTCTAACTGGGTCTGCTTCTTTTGCAGCAAGTTCTCTTGCATACTCTGCGTATCTTTTACCGTATATAATTAATCCATCACAACAAATAGACATAGCTTCTAATTGAGCTTTCTTTTCATAGAATTCTGGATCATTGAAAATATCTAGTTTAGCTATTTCTTCTTGGATTTGAGCTTTAAAATCAGCAAATCCCCTATTGTAAATTTTATCATCAGCAACAGTATGTCCTGGTGCTCTTTGTTCCATAAATTCAGTAATTATACCTGCTTCATAAATATCATGCCATTCTTGTGGCATATCATTTAATAAAACATGGCGCATTGCTCTATTTTCCCAGAACGGTATAATGTTTTCAGCTTGATATTTTTTATCTTCATCACAAACTTTAAAAGATATTTTTTCACGTCTGTCCATAATATCAAAATCTTCAACAGTGTGGCAGCAAAGTTCTGGATAAGTTGGAGTTGCTGCTGGTTTCTCTCCTCTTTCCCCTACTATTAATTCTCCATCATTGATACAAAGCTTTTTCTTTTCCATAATATTTTTAAAAGCTAAAGCTCTCAAAATTGGAGTAGGAACAGCTCCCTGATACTTTTCGTAAACTTCAGTTACAAGTTTTGCTCTTTCCAAAGATATATAAGGCTCTGCCTTAACACTTTGTTCTCTTAATTTCTTTACTCTTTCAGTTTTTTCCATCATAATGATTAACCCCCTATTTTTACATTAAATCCACTATCTTTGAAATATTCTGAAATTTCCATCATTTGTTTCTTTGTTGGCTCTTTTAAATCTTTTAGTTTATAGTCCTTATTCAGTCTTCTATACTTATCCATACCAATCCTATGATATGGTAAAAGATTTACTTGAATCATATTAATATTCTTTAAAAATTTCACTGTATCTTCTAATGTTTCCTTAGAATCATTAATTCCAGGCATAATTGGAATTCTAATAAACAAATTTTTTCTTAACTCTGATAATTTTTTAATATTTTCTAAAATAAGTTCATTTCCCACGCCTGTATACTTTTTATGCTCACTACTGTTAATATGCTTTAAATCCACTAAAAACAAATCTGTATAATCAATTATTCTTTCAAAACTATCCCATGATGCATGTGCACAGGTATCCACCGTAGTGTGAATTTCTGCTTCTTTGCAAGCCTTCAGCATACTCTCTAAGAAATCAATTTGTACTAAAGGTTCCCCACCTGAGAAAGTAACACCACCTTTTGATTGATCATAGAATATTTCATCTTTTTTAATTTCTTTCATTAGTTCATTAATGTCTACTTCTTTTCCTGCAATTTCTAAAGCACCCTTTAAGCAAACATCTGTGCATCTTCCACAAAGTGTGCACTTACTCTCATCTATACTTATCTTACCGTCATTTAGTGATAGTGCCTCTTCCTTACACCACTTTACACAACTTCCACAAGCAACACACTTATTATCAAAATACATAAGTTGTTCTCTTAATTTTTGACTTTCAGGATTATGGCACCACCAACAATTTAATGGACATCCTTTTAAAAATACTGTAGTTCTTATTCCTGGTCCATCATGAACAGAATACTTTTGTATATTAAAAACAATCCCCTTTTCCAAAGTAGCATCCCCTTTTTAATGATTTATTTATTTTTTATTCTTAAACGCATTCGGAGTATGAACTGTTAAAATCCTTACAATTTTATTTGTAGAGTTTACCCAATTATGAATTGAAGTGGACTCAAAATGAGCACTATCCCCCGGGTAAAGCTCATACCTGTTATTGTCTAAAAACAACGTCAATATTCCCTCTAGTACGTAAACAAATTCTTCACCCTCATGTTGATATGAACTTACA
The nucleotide sequence above comes from Hathewaya histolytica. Encoded proteins:
- the hypD gene encoding trans-4-hydroxy-L-proline dehydratase → MMEKTERVKKLREQSVKAEPYISLERAKLVTEVYEKYQGAVPTPILRALAFKNIMEKKKLCINDGELIVGERGEKPAATPTYPELCCHTVEDFDIMDRREKISFKVCDEDKKYQAENIIPFWENRAMRHVLLNDMPQEWHDIYEAGIITEFMEQRAPGHTVADDKIYNRGFADFKAQIQEEIAKLDIFNDPEFYEKKAQLEAMSICCDGLIIYGKRYAEYARELAAKEADPVRKEELLGIAERCDWVPEHAPRTFAEALQMYWFVHLGVITELNTWDSFCPGRLDQHLNPYYEKEMADGTLTKEQAHELLECFWVKFNNQPAPPKVGITLEESGTYTDFCNINLGGLTKEGRNGVNDVTYLILDVIEDMRLLQPSSNVQISKLNPDKFIKRAAKIVRTGFGQPSMYNVETIIAEMLRVGKTIEDARCGGISGCVETGAFGKERYSLTGYFNLPKILEVTLHNGVDPNTGKQIGLKTGEVTEFKSFDELFDAYEKQINHFADIKIKGNQIIEKLYAIRMPAPFMSIVIDDCITNAKDYNAGGARYNTRYIQGVGIGTITDALTAIKYNVFDKKNFSMEELVKALNDNFEGHEVIHNMVLNKTPKYGNDDDYADDIMKEVFDAYFDAIDGRVAPTGATYRIDMLPTTCHVYFGKVTGATPDGRFARKPHTDGISPSKGADKNGPTGVIKSAAKMDHIRTGGTLLNQKFTPSVLAGEEGLEKVKDLVRSYFILGGHHIQFNVVDKQTLINAQNDPEEYKDLIVRVAGYSDYFYNLDKVLQDEIIDRTEQSLDCGCGC
- a CDS encoding trans-4-hydroxy-L-proline dehydratase activase, which produces MEKGIVFNIQKYSVHDGPGIRTTVFLKGCPLNCWWCHNPESQKLREQLMYFDNKCVACGSCVKWCKEEALSLNDGKISIDESKCTLCGRCTDVCLKGALEIAGKEVDINELMKEIKKDEIFYDQSKGGVTFSGGEPLVQIDFLESMLKACKEAEIHTTVDTCAHASWDSFERIIDYTDLFLVDLKHINSSEHKKYTGVGNELILENIKKLSELRKNLFIRIPIMPGINDSKETLEDTVKFLKNINMIQVNLLPYHRIGMDKYRRLNKDYKLKDLKEPTKKQMMEISEYFKDSGFNVKIGG